The Kangiella marina genome window below encodes:
- a CDS encoding RNA polymerase sigma factor has protein sequence MSNTVSQLDDYCRKSLVFAVQLLGNQSDAEDVVQASIEKALAHPKAPKGGVDLQKWLYRVVRNAAIDRLRKQSRETAFEEESHVARDNLSPEKHLESEQIKQRLSQALNALPLHHRELVVLRDYHGHSYDDIADILSIAKGTVMSRLHRARLALREALSDLQLERGTK, from the coding sequence TTGTCGAACACAGTGTCACAACTCGATGACTATTGTCGTAAAAGTTTAGTTTTTGCGGTTCAGCTATTGGGTAATCAGTCGGATGCCGAAGATGTGGTGCAAGCCAGCATAGAGAAAGCATTGGCACACCCGAAAGCACCGAAAGGTGGAGTCGATTTACAGAAGTGGTTGTATCGAGTGGTACGAAACGCGGCGATTGATCGCCTGCGCAAACAGTCGCGTGAAACAGCGTTTGAAGAAGAGAGCCATGTAGCACGCGACAACCTATCGCCGGAAAAACATCTGGAAAGTGAACAAATCAAGCAACGACTGAGTCAGGCGCTAAACGCATTACCCCTGCATCACCGAGAGCTAGTCGTCCTGAGAGATTATCACGGGCACAGTTACGACGATATTGCCGACATTTTATCGATAGCGAAAGGCACGGTAATGTCTCGATTGCACCGAGCACGATTGGCGCTTCGAGAAGCCTTAAGTGACTTACAGCTTGAGCGAGGTACAAAATGA
- a CDS encoding zf-HC2 domain-containing protein, with amino-acid sequence MNQCHDIEELISGYIDQELTQQKAQQVRRHIESCDSCKAVYEDLLAIRKEMGQLQYPECEEAKLNKIMNEPVAKTLGVVGWIMLIIGLVGFMGWQAFTFFTQPVVPTWAKIGVLLIELGALGLFLSVLRQRLIARKTDKYRNVKL; translated from the coding sequence ATGAATCAATGTCATGATATCGAAGAATTGATCAGTGGTTATATTGACCAAGAGCTAACCCAGCAAAAAGCGCAACAAGTGCGTCGTCATATTGAAAGTTGCGACAGCTGTAAGGCTGTTTACGAGGACTTGCTGGCCATTCGAAAAGAAATGGGACAGCTTCAATATCCAGAGTGTGAAGAAGCAAAACTGAACAAGATTATGAATGAACCTGTTGCCAAGACCTTAGGAGTTGTTGGTTGGATTATGCTTATTATAGGGTTAGTTGGATTTATGGGGTGGCAGGCTTTTACTTTTTTTACCCAACCCGTAGTGCCAACATGGGCAAAAATTGGGGTGTTATTAATTGAGCTAGGCGCGTTAGGTTTATTCTTAAGTGTGCTAAGACAGCGCTTAATCGCAAGAAAAACTGATAAATATAGGAACGTAAAACTATGA
- a CDS encoding YbjQ family protein, producing MSHDVELYTLEEVPGYKVEKVLGLVRGNTVRARHVGRDILAGLRNIVGGEVSEYTKLMAESREQAIDRLLDEARLLGANAVIGTRFTTSMVASSAAELLVFGTAVVLSKE from the coding sequence ATGAGTCATGATGTTGAGTTGTACACATTGGAAGAGGTACCGGGTTACAAAGTCGAAAAGGTTTTAGGCTTAGTGCGGGGTAATACGGTTCGAGCGCGTCACGTCGGTAGGGATATTTTAGCTGGACTACGAAATATCGTGGGCGGTGAAGTCAGCGAGTACACCAAGCTGATGGCTGAAAGCCGTGAACAAGCGATTGATCGTCTGCTTGATGAAGCTCGACTCTTGGGCGCAAATGCCGTCATCGGCACGCGCTTTACCACCTCGATGGTCGCCAGCTCGGCGGCGGAATTGCTGGTTTTTGGTACGGCGGTGGTATTGAGTAAAGAGTAA
- the msrA gene encoding peptide-methionine (S)-S-oxide reductase MsrA, with protein sequence MNHPQPSTLVTQKADLKDDMSATKHLDSIVLGAGCFWGAEKRYAAIPGVVDAVSGYADGEGIEPQYREIIKSKYRLDPNNYAEVVKVTFNRNKVSLEAILKNYYEGHDPTQVNRQGNDIGTQYRSTILTNSTEQQDIAQRITAEYQVLLSEADYGKIATIIKPLDTFHPAEEYHQDYLVKNPNGYCPDHSTGVVFNEKDKAPEVDNTALQQGKQIVVIEPQSYCPYCEKFKENVTNDYQGTIPLTWRHGSQLDGLDVKTETWATPTILFLENGKEVFGHQGYLTPEEFYAVLGKFKLGDTEAYKVAFQQGTDSRFCKEYDIFKDTPPGVFIDKLSGQPLFDTQDRFNSKTGWLSFTKAVDGSVTYHEDNAFGLERTEIRSKSSGIHLGHVFDDGPNGQPRYCINATVLEFVPRENS encoded by the coding sequence ATTAATCATCCTCAACCGTCTACTTTGGTCACTCAAAAAGCGGATCTCAAAGATGATATGTCCGCGACCAAGCATCTGGACTCGATTGTTCTGGGTGCTGGCTGTTTCTGGGGTGCGGAGAAACGTTATGCGGCGATTCCGGGTGTGGTGGATGCTGTGTCTGGTTATGCTGATGGTGAAGGCATAGAGCCTCAATACCGTGAAATTATCAAATCAAAATATCGATTAGACCCCAACAATTACGCCGAAGTGGTTAAAGTTACTTTTAATCGTAATAAAGTCAGCTTAGAAGCGATCCTAAAAAATTATTATGAAGGACATGATCCGACTCAGGTTAATCGCCAAGGAAATGATATCGGTACTCAGTATCGTTCGACGATTCTAACGAACTCTACTGAGCAGCAGGATATTGCCCAGCGAATTACGGCTGAATACCAAGTCTTATTGTCAGAAGCGGATTACGGTAAGATCGCAACCATTATTAAACCGCTTGATACGTTTCACCCGGCAGAAGAGTATCATCAAGATTATTTAGTTAAAAACCCAAACGGTTACTGTCCTGATCATTCCACCGGCGTGGTTTTTAACGAAAAAGATAAAGCGCCTGAGGTCGATAATACGGCGCTTCAACAAGGTAAACAGATTGTCGTGATTGAGCCGCAATCATACTGCCCGTACTGCGAAAAATTTAAAGAGAACGTTACTAATGATTACCAAGGAACGATTCCGTTAACGTGGCGTCATGGCAGTCAGCTTGATGGCTTAGACGTGAAAACCGAAACTTGGGCAACACCAACTATTTTGTTCCTAGAAAATGGTAAAGAGGTGTTTGGTCACCAAGGCTATTTAACGCCGGAAGAATTTTATGCCGTACTGGGCAAGTTTAAGCTAGGGGATACCGAGGCTTATAAAGTAGCCTTCCAACAAGGAACCGATAGTCGTTTTTGTAAAGAGTACGACATTTTTAAAGACACACCGCCAGGCGTATTTATTGATAAGTTGAGTGGGCAGCCCTTGTTCGATACCCAAGATAGGTTTAATTCGAAAACTGGCTGGTTGTCATTTACTAAAGCTGTTGATGGCTCCGTGACTTACCATGAAGATAATGCGTTTGGATTAGAGCGAACTGAAATTCGCTCTAAGTCATCAGGCATTCACTTAGGACATGTTTTTGACGATGGCCCAAACGGACAGCCTAGGTACTGCATTAATGCCACGGTGTTAGAGTTTGTGCCGAGAGAGAATTCTTAA
- a CDS encoding DUF817 domain-containing protein, whose translation MTPSPSKFTTFIHEFWLFGLKQAYACVFGGFLLLVMLFTRYWYPIESLHRYDFIFIAAIVFQLALLLFKLESLKEAAIILLFHIVATVMELFKTSDAIQSWYYPEEFIFGIGNVPLFTGFMYSAVGSYLARVSRIFDFRYTHYPKKTYTLILVTAVYINFFSHHYIIDMRWVILMATVVLFYKTHIHFKVIKTHRSMPLLLGWFLVAVFIWFAENIATFANIWIYPNQTNGWEMVSLAKLSSWYLLMLLSFVMVTVVQGIKAHKPIVIQRKARVTE comes from the coding sequence ATGACACCATCTCCATCAAAGTTTACAACATTTATTCATGAGTTTTGGCTGTTCGGACTGAAACAGGCTTATGCCTGTGTGTTCGGTGGTTTTTTATTGTTGGTCATGCTGTTCACGCGATACTGGTATCCTATCGAGTCGCTGCATCGTTATGACTTTATTTTTATCGCAGCCATCGTCTTCCAACTGGCGTTACTTTTATTTAAACTTGAATCATTAAAAGAAGCCGCCATTATTTTGTTGTTTCACATCGTGGCGACCGTTATGGAGTTGTTCAAAACGTCGGATGCGATTCAATCGTGGTATTACCCCGAAGAGTTTATTTTTGGTATTGGCAACGTCCCTTTATTTACTGGGTTTATGTACAGTGCGGTTGGTAGTTATTTAGCGCGCGTTTCAAGAATTTTCGATTTTAGATATACCCACTACCCCAAAAAAACCTACACCCTAATTTTGGTCACTGCGGTGTATATTAACTTTTTCAGCCACCATTACATCATCGATATGCGATGGGTGATTTTGATGGCGACGGTTGTTCTCTTTTATAAAACGCATATCCACTTCAAAGTCATTAAGACTCATCGAAGCATGCCGTTGTTGTTGGGCTGGTTTTTAGTTGCGGTGTTTATTTGGTTTGCGGAAAATATCGCGACTTTTGCCAATATCTGGATTTATCCAAACCAAACGAACGGCTGGGAAATGGTGTCGCTAGCGAAGTTATCTTCGTGGTACTTATTGATGTTACTTAGCTTTGTTATGGTGACTGTCGTTCAGGGAATCAAAGCCCACAAACCTATCGTCATTCAAAGAAAAGCAAGAGTGACGGAGTAA
- a CDS encoding CopD family protein: protein MQWVKTFHLFFMVAWFAGIFYLPRIFVNLAQTENDGAFNQLNIMARKLYRFTTPFMVLTIIFGLWLASYNWEYYLTAGWFHAKMAIIALLVIYHFICGVYQKQFADGRCNKSHTYFRVFNEIPVLFLLGAVILAVIKPF, encoded by the coding sequence ATGCAATGGGTTAAAACGTTCCATCTTTTCTTTATGGTTGCTTGGTTTGCAGGGATTTTCTATCTACCACGAATTTTCGTTAACTTGGCTCAAACCGAAAATGATGGCGCTTTTAATCAACTCAATATCATGGCGCGTAAACTCTATCGATTCACCACCCCGTTTATGGTGTTAACCATTATTTTTGGACTATGGTTAGCGTCCTATAACTGGGAATACTATTTAACCGCTGGCTGGTTCCACGCCAAAATGGCCATCATCGCTTTATTAGTTATTTACCACTTTATTTGTGGCGTCTATCAAAAACAGTTTGCTGATGGCCGTTGCAACAAAAGTCACACCTACTTCCGAGTCTTTAATGAAATTCCTGTTTTGTTCTTGCTTGGCGCCGTGATCTTGGCAGTGATTAAACCTTTTTAG
- a CDS encoding chloride channel protein: protein MTLIDRLRLRLGGFDALALMAVIGLICGILAGGSNILFRYFTESSYVLWATDQSGNTDFENADWWVKLLLPTAGGLIVGLLLQQLKPETRRVGVSHVLERMAHHQGHLPAKNAIVQFFLGGLTIASGQSVGREGPGIHLGSTTGSLIGQRLKLPNNSTRILVGCGCAAAISANFNTPLAGVVFAMEIVIMEYAVASFIPIILASVAGAVMSRIFFGSDPAFIIPASMDIKSLWEMPYFLLLGFFCGVVASLFIMLTSQVRRRSKDWPVWIKTTVGGTSVGIIALAVPQVMGIGYDSVNSSLQGELLLTILALSLAGKFIATSICSGLSMPGGVLGPTLFMGAMLGGLLGTVGSLVFPNLSSDTGFYAIIGMATLMSAVLQAPLAGLMALLELTNNPNIILPGMFSIVIGNLVVSQLFKRESYWETQMKDRGMRLKVSPMKQVLRSIGVAGVMTRRIAFLNTESSPQDISIALQDKPRWILIKDHTGEVISLMVASDLGRYLIEKEEEQERKKAKSKAKDNDDESLETNVEPAQAAEEEFEEEAFDDVIKLMEIPANRQDIVAIDLQATLEEAYDRMEQRKISAAYVYRITHNKEERIYGVVTRDMITDQYIFSKTQTG from the coding sequence ATGACGCTAATTGATCGTTTAAGATTACGCCTCGGGGGCTTTGATGCTTTAGCCCTAATGGCGGTTATTGGCCTAATTTGCGGTATTTTGGCGGGTGGCTCCAATATTCTCTTCCGCTACTTCACAGAAAGCTCTTATGTTTTATGGGCGACTGATCAGTCCGGCAACACTGATTTTGAAAATGCTGACTGGTGGGTAAAACTCTTATTGCCCACCGCTGGCGGCTTGATTGTGGGCCTGTTACTGCAACAGTTAAAGCCTGAAACTCGCCGCGTGGGGGTTTCCCATGTGTTAGAACGAATGGCACATCACCAAGGTCATTTACCGGCCAAAAACGCTATTGTGCAATTTTTCTTAGGCGGACTGACCATCGCTTCAGGGCAATCAGTTGGTCGAGAAGGCCCGGGAATCCACCTTGGCTCAACCACCGGCAGCTTAATTGGTCAACGCTTAAAGCTGCCCAACAACAGTACCAGAATTCTCGTCGGCTGTGGCTGTGCGGCGGCTATTTCGGCTAACTTTAATACGCCTTTGGCTGGCGTTGTCTTCGCCATGGAAATCGTCATCATGGAGTATGCGGTGGCGAGCTTCATTCCGATTATTTTGGCGTCAGTTGCCGGCGCCGTGATGAGCCGAATCTTCTTTGGCTCCGATCCCGCGTTTATTATTCCAGCGTCCATGGACATCAAGTCCTTATGGGAAATGCCCTACTTTTTATTACTTGGTTTCTTTTGCGGTGTAGTGGCGAGCCTCTTTATCATGCTCACCAGCCAAGTGCGTCGGCGCTCAAAGGACTGGCCGGTGTGGATCAAAACCACGGTTGGCGGCACCAGCGTCGGCATCATTGCCCTCGCCGTTCCGCAGGTTATGGGCATCGGTTATGACTCGGTAAACTCTTCACTTCAAGGAGAGCTACTGTTAACCATCTTGGCGCTGAGCCTTGCCGGAAAGTTTATCGCAACCAGTATATGTTCAGGCTTATCCATGCCCGGCGGGGTATTAGGCCCAACACTCTTTATGGGAGCCATGCTCGGTGGTTTGCTCGGCACTGTCGGCAGTTTGGTTTTTCCAAACCTCTCGAGCGACACTGGCTTTTATGCCATTATCGGCATGGCAACATTAATGAGCGCCGTGCTACAAGCCCCCCTTGCGGGTCTAATGGCATTACTGGAGTTAACCAATAACCCCAACATTATTCTTCCTGGCATGTTTTCTATCGTGATTGGTAACTTGGTCGTGAGCCAACTCTTCAAGCGTGAATCCTACTGGGAAACCCAGATGAAAGACCGCGGCATGCGCTTGAAAGTCAGCCCAATGAAGCAGGTGTTGCGCAGTATTGGCGTTGCCGGCGTCATGACACGACGCATTGCGTTTCTGAACACGGAGTCATCACCGCAAGACATTTCCATCGCTTTACAAGATAAACCGCGATGGATTTTGATCAAGGACCATACAGGCGAAGTCATTTCATTGATGGTAGCGAGTGATTTAGGTCGATATCTGATTGAAAAGGAAGAAGAGCAAGAGCGCAAGAAGGCGAAGTCTAAGGCAAAAGACAACGATGATGAATCGTTGGAGACTAACGTCGAACCGGCTCAGGCAGCGGAGGAAGAATTTGAAGAAGAAGCTTTCGACGATGTGATTAAGCTCATGGAGATTCCAGCCAACCGTCAAGACATCGTCGCCATTGATCTTCAGGCAACATTAGAAGAAGCTTATGACAGAATGGAGCAACGTAAAATTTCCGCAGCTTATGTCTATCGGATCACACATAACAAAGAAGAACGTATTTACGGTGTTGTGACCCGCGATATGATTACAGACCAATACATTTTCTCTAAAACACAAACAGGTTAG
- a CDS encoding DUF6776 family protein: MTKDPNQPDYIIRKRRSATWYWVWTFVILVMLLAAMALGYWLNKRQHGMTATAQQQFLVLQEQLGDAQAGQTHWQQQYQVEHEITQQLKAELDKLHRQNRNLEKEREALQRIFDPDAVESGLQIASFVWEQGLGGEYRYRLMLIQAKRQSGALKGTITISIVGEEAGERKSYTFEQLQGADSNNQTFDFTYVSTHQGTFQLPQGFEPSFVRVVAATSGRDAKSVLQDFTWTNTNSSDEVEETNAKK, translated from the coding sequence ATGACTAAAGATCCCAATCAGCCCGATTATATTATCCGAAAGCGACGCTCAGCCACTTGGTATTGGGTGTGGACATTTGTCATCCTCGTGATGTTATTGGCTGCAATGGCCCTTGGCTACTGGCTAAACAAGCGTCAGCATGGCATGACAGCGACAGCTCAGCAACAATTTCTTGTGCTGCAAGAACAACTGGGTGATGCTCAGGCCGGCCAGACACATTGGCAGCAACAATATCAAGTCGAACATGAAATCACTCAGCAACTTAAGGCTGAACTCGATAAACTTCACCGTCAAAACCGAAATTTAGAAAAAGAGCGTGAAGCTTTACAACGTATTTTCGATCCTGATGCGGTAGAGTCGGGGTTACAGATAGCGAGCTTTGTCTGGGAGCAGGGGCTGGGTGGTGAATATCGTTACCGCTTAATGTTGATCCAAGCGAAGCGCCAATCGGGTGCTTTGAAAGGCACGATTACGATATCTATCGTTGGCGAGGAGGCTGGCGAGCGCAAAAGCTATACTTTTGAACAGCTGCAGGGAGCCGATAGTAACAATCAGACATTTGATTTCACGTATGTTTCGACCCACCAAGGGACGTTCCAGCTTCCGCAAGGTTTCGAGCCTAGTTTTGTGAGAGTGGTAGCTGCAACATCGGGCCGTGATGCAAAGTCTGTACTCCAAGATTTTACTTGGACAAACACAAATTCGAGCGATGAGGTTGAGGAAACGAATGCGAAAAAATAA
- a CDS encoding polymer-forming cytoskeletal protein has protein sequence MRKNKRKSGNVDTLIADGTCINGDMSFSGALFVDGEISGEVKGDTEKQSVLSIGVHGKIKGNISTPYAIIFGQVDGDVYVTEKIDLKPGAKINGDLYYKVIEMNAGAEVNGKMVVVGDPKALEHKAEEAQSDNAAAKEDSSHHESVEAEPAKA, from the coding sequence ATGCGAAAAAATAAACGTAAATCCGGAAATGTCGATACTTTAATTGCAGATGGAACTTGTATTAACGGAGACATGAGCTTCTCTGGCGCGCTGTTTGTTGATGGCGAAATTTCTGGTGAAGTGAAAGGTGATACCGAAAAGCAATCAGTCCTGTCGATTGGTGTACACGGTAAAATCAAAGGCAATATTTCAACACCGTACGCGATTATTTTTGGTCAGGTTGACGGTGACGTTTATGTCACTGAGAAAATTGATTTGAAACCAGGGGCTAAAATTAATGGTGACCTTTACTACAAGGTTATCGAAATGAATGCTGGTGCTGAAGTGAATGGTAAAATGGTGGTGGTGGGTGATCCTAAAGCCCTTGAGCACAAAGCTGAAGAGGCTCAGTCGGACAATGCTGCGGCGAAAGAGGACAGCAGTCACCATGAATCGGTTGAGGCTGAGCCAGCAAAAGCATAA
- the erpA gene encoding iron-sulfur cluster insertion protein ErpA — translation MSITVTEAASKKVQQLIDEEENQQLKLRVFVTGGGCSGFQYGFTFDENQKENDMTIEKDGVKILIDSLSFQYLMGSEVDYTEGLQGSRFIINNPQAKTTCGCGSSFSI, via the coding sequence ATGTCGATTACCGTAACAGAAGCAGCCAGCAAGAAAGTTCAGCAACTGATTGATGAAGAAGAAAATCAGCAGCTGAAGTTGCGTGTATTCGTAACAGGTGGCGGTTGCTCTGGTTTTCAATATGGTTTTACTTTTGATGAGAATCAAAAGGAAAACGATATGACCATCGAAAAAGATGGTGTGAAAATCTTAATAGATTCATTGAGCTTTCAGTACTTGATGGGCTCAGAGGTGGATTATACCGAGGGGTTACAAGGCTCTCGTTTTATTATTAATAACCCGCAAGCCAAAACAACCTGTGGTTGTGGTTCATCGTTTTCAATATAG
- a CDS encoding GGDEF domain-containing protein, producing MALHLLVTVSLIALTLLRHRFPIKFKLNYVLLLTSLISVVGVYNWGLLGNGILWSILAIIFVTLYYGIKLGIIASLCFFCYVSFIAFLYIQGIIVPQADPAVYVVSLSGWLTGVIGALLPLSITVVVIGTLYEAARDSLKTLEKQKVDITILAERDDLTGIYNSRVFHNMLDQAIERSKRHGSWVYLVNIDLDNFKDINDSYGHHAGDAILRYMAKQLLNVTRGEDTLCRVGGDEFLMLIDSPEKHSKEELNVVVERLKAAIEIPYIYEKTKLSIRGSIGYAEYNAKATPSIKNKDDLLKQADREMFKDKERTRAQQTS from the coding sequence ATGGCATTACATTTACTTGTTACGGTTAGTTTAATCGCGCTAACACTACTTAGGCACCGCTTCCCCATAAAATTTAAACTTAACTACGTTCTGTTATTAACGTCATTAATTTCAGTGGTAGGTGTTTATAATTGGGGATTGTTAGGCAACGGTATCTTGTGGTCAATCTTAGCCATTATTTTTGTCACGCTATATTATGGAATAAAACTCGGCATAATCGCGTCACTATGTTTCTTTTGCTACGTCTCATTTATCGCATTCCTTTATATCCAAGGCATCATAGTCCCCCAAGCTGATCCTGCTGTTTACGTAGTGTCCTTGAGTGGATGGCTAACAGGAGTTATTGGTGCTCTGTTACCACTATCCATCACAGTCGTGGTTATTGGGACACTTTATGAGGCAGCCCGTGATTCATTAAAAACATTAGAAAAACAGAAAGTTGATATTACCATTCTTGCTGAACGTGATGATCTTACTGGAATATATAACTCTAGAGTTTTCCATAACATGCTGGACCAAGCGATTGAGCGCTCTAAGCGGCATGGCTCGTGGGTTTACTTGGTGAATATCGACCTAGACAACTTTAAAGACATTAACGATAGCTATGGACACCATGCTGGAGATGCGATTCTTCGTTACATGGCCAAACAGCTTTTGAACGTCACCCGTGGCGAAGATACCCTATGTCGAGTTGGTGGGGATGAATTTTTAATGCTGATTGATAGCCCAGAAAAGCATAGCAAGGAAGAGTTAAATGTTGTGGTTGAACGCCTCAAGGCAGCCATTGAAATTCCTTATATTTATGAAAAAACAAAACTGAGTATCCGCGGCAGTATTGGCTATGCTGAATATAATGCTAAAGCAACGCCTAGTATAAAGAATAAGGATGACTTACTAAAACAGGCTGATAGAGAGATGTTTAAGGATAAAGAACGAACTCGCGCTCAACAGACCAGTTGA
- a CDS encoding anhydro-N-acetylmuramic acid kinase, with amino-acid sequence MTLFIGLISGTSVDAVDAVLCDIQPDSKIQLLHSHSQPIPTKLQSELLAFGQSRYSGDAIDQLGQLDHQVGLLFAEAVEHLLSPTNYQPSDITAIGSHGQTVRHLPEAPYPFTLQIGDPSIIAAQTGITTVADFRRRDMAHGGQGAPFAPAFHQAFFSSDTDTRAVVNLGGIANVTLLSPNQPPIGFDTGPANTLMDQWISLHQQKSYDQDGQWASSGHIHSELLEKLLSDPYFSQTAPKSTGCEYFNMEWVKAKAGTIDLASLNAEDVQRTLLALTVRTVTDAIHQQPNVDAVYLCGGGAHNRFLAGELQKQLPRTQVQTSAALGISPDWVEAMTFAWFASKTLKQEPIHLNSITGANHNHVLGGVYFS; translated from the coding sequence GTGACTTTGTTTATCGGACTTATCTCAGGGACCAGCGTCGACGCTGTTGACGCAGTCCTCTGTGATATCCAACCTGATAGCAAGATCCAACTGCTTCACTCTCACAGCCAACCCATCCCAACGAAACTCCAGTCAGAACTACTGGCTTTTGGTCAATCTCGTTACTCTGGCGACGCTATCGATCAGCTCGGTCAACTCGATCATCAGGTCGGCTTATTGTTCGCTGAAGCTGTGGAACATCTTTTATCGCCAACAAACTACCAACCGTCTGATATCACAGCCATTGGGAGTCATGGGCAAACCGTTCGACATCTCCCTGAAGCGCCATATCCGTTCACATTACAAATCGGCGACCCCAGCATTATCGCAGCACAAACCGGCATTACTACCGTTGCCGATTTCCGGCGCAGGGATATGGCTCACGGTGGTCAAGGTGCGCCTTTTGCACCGGCTTTTCATCAGGCATTCTTCAGCAGCGACACCGACACTCGCGCAGTGGTCAACTTAGGCGGTATTGCAAACGTAACGCTACTGAGCCCTAACCAGCCGCCAATCGGCTTCGATACAGGCCCTGCAAACACACTGATGGATCAGTGGATTTCGCTACACCAACAAAAAAGCTACGATCAAGACGGCCAATGGGCGTCTAGTGGTCATATACATTCGGAGCTTCTTGAAAAACTACTGTCAGATCCTTACTTCTCACAAACCGCCCCAAAGAGCACGGGCTGTGAATATTTCAACATGGAGTGGGTCAAGGCCAAAGCAGGCACCATCGATCTGGCATCACTCAACGCAGAGGATGTCCAAAGAACGCTACTTGCATTAACGGTTAGAACCGTCACGGACGCCATTCATCAGCAGCCTAATGTGGACGCTGTTTATCTCTGTGGCGGCGGCGCTCATAACCGTTTTCTGGCTGGAGAATTGCAAAAGCAGTTGCCGAGAACTCAAGTCCAAACAAGCGCAGCGCTGGGTATTTCTCCTGACTGGGTCGAAGCCATGACTTTCGCCTGGTTTGCCTCGAAAACACTCAAGCAAGAACCTATCCATCTCAACTCCATAACTGGAGCTAATCATAATCATGTTCTGGGCGGCGTATATTTCAGCTAA